A stretch of the Chitinophaga sp. Cy-1792 genome encodes the following:
- a CDS encoding SusD/RagB family nutrient-binding outer membrane lipoprotein, with translation MKQLLYIAGCIALVVSTMLSSCTKGFDKLNTDPNSTANALPQQLLAPALVNSLSANLSRNRSFNNELMQVTVNMSDAEGQVFRYDYRASWSDYLYTSWYNAITDFKALYSTSTDSLTRNTSYQGISMICQSWLFSMLTDTYGDMPYFKAGLAKDSGIMHPPFDAQKDIYLDIFKQLDSANTLLSKNAGIVAGSDPVYNGDVTKWRKFGNSLYLRLLLRVSGKSDVADQCIAKIKDILEVSTSKYPIMTTVDESAILRWTGQGPYTSPLLNVREQDFRSPAICSFFIDNLAKWNDPRIDIPTYGSGGYNRWAIVPYSGMYAGVPSGYSPGDNYPKKCYFNSYVSTSTAPSLMSDAQTGIIMNYAELCFIKAEAALKGWIKATPGAFYNSGAQASIQQWLPNYKAPIDSFLAAADIQWLDSETTDEKMEKIHVQKYYALFMTDLEQWFEYRRTGHPVLPKGHGLMNGGVMPARMTYPVFTQSTNPDNYKKVVASQGPDVISTQVWWQRP, from the coding sequence ATGAAGCAATTACTATATATAGCAGGATGTATTGCACTGGTGGTTTCTACCATGCTCTCTTCCTGTACAAAAGGTTTTGATAAATTAAATACAGATCCAAACAGTACTGCTAATGCATTGCCTCAGCAGCTGCTGGCGCCTGCATTGGTAAACTCCCTTTCTGCTAACCTTTCCCGTAACCGTAGCTTCAACAACGAGTTGATGCAGGTAACCGTGAACATGAGTGATGCAGAAGGACAGGTATTCCGTTATGATTACCGTGCCAGCTGGTCTGATTATCTGTATACTTCCTGGTATAATGCCATTACAGATTTCAAGGCATTATATTCTACCTCTACCGATTCACTGACCAGAAATACTTCCTATCAGGGTATTTCGATGATCTGCCAGTCATGGCTTTTTTCCATGTTAACAGATACCTATGGAGATATGCCATACTTCAAAGCTGGTCTGGCAAAGGATAGCGGTATTATGCATCCTCCTTTTGATGCGCAGAAAGACATCTACCTCGATATCTTTAAACAACTGGATTCTGCCAATACCCTGTTAAGTAAAAATGCAGGTATCGTAGCCGGCAGTGACCCTGTTTACAATGGCGATGTTACCAAATGGAGAAAATTCGGTAACTCCCTCTATCTCCGCCTGCTGTTGCGCGTTTCCGGTAAATCAGATGTTGCTGACCAGTGTATCGCGAAAATCAAGGATATCCTGGAGGTAAGCACATCCAAATATCCTATCATGACTACTGTAGATGAATCTGCTATTCTCCGCTGGACAGGTCAGGGTCCATACACGTCTCCATTACTCAACGTAAGGGAGCAGGACTTCAGATCTCCGGCTATCTGTAGCTTCTTCATCGATAACCTTGCGAAATGGAATGACCCGCGTATCGACATCCCGACCTATGGTAGCGGTGGATATAACAGATGGGCTATTGTTCCTTACAGCGGTATGTATGCGGGTGTTCCGAGTGGCTATTCCCCTGGTGATAACTATCCTAAGAAATGCTACTTTAACTCTTACGTATCTACGTCAACAGCGCCAAGTCTGATGAGCGATGCGCAGACAGGCATCATCATGAACTATGCTGAGTTATGCTTCATCAAAGCAGAAGCTGCGCTGAAAGGCTGGATTAAAGCTACACCGGGCGCTTTCTACAACTCCGGTGCGCAGGCATCAATTCAGCAATGGTTACCTAACTATAAAGCACCGATCGACTCATTCCTTGCTGCCGCTGATATCCAGTGGTTAGACAGTGAAACAACTGACGAGAAAATGGAGAAAATCCATGTGCAGAAATATTATGCATTATTCATGACTGACCTGGAGCAATGGTTTGAATACCGTCGTACCGGCCATCCGGTGTTACCAAAAGGCCATGGCCTGATGAACGGTGGCGTAATGCCAGCCAGGATGACCTATCCGGTATTTACACAGTCTACCAACCCTGATAACTACAAAAAAGTAGTAGCCTCACAGGGCCCGGATGTGATTTCCACACAGGTATGGTGGCAAAGACCATAA
- a CDS encoding SusC/RagA family TonB-linked outer membrane protein, producing MKNYLLFFVIFLMADNVLFAQQKIITGTVKDRTDNSPLPGVNVRIKGSNRGTQTNVYGIFTIAVNDNETLIFTSIGMLPKEIKPGNEKTIVVELSSDVKQLEVVTALGIKREEKTLGYAASVLQGEELTGALSSNWTDALSGKVAGLNLIRSNSGPAGSTKIILRGESNLTGSNEALIVIDGVVTNNGSGRRTAISGETAYGTNNDNMPADYGSSFNDINPEDIESLTVLKGPAAAALYGQRGANGAIIITTKSGGKKKKGFGLTINSNGSMEKVNRFPDLQYQYGQGLAGADYYSYGTSPTGLASTSGTSSAYGPKFDGQSFYQYDPVTQAQSKNPTPWKAYNNINSFWNTGETFTNTVTLDGGTDKTTARFSFTNVNNNWIVPNTGYKRNTLSMSVNSKINDRLQISSKVNYTNKWSDNLPGAGYGNQSIMYWYIFWQPSADINWLKNYWGKGNEGKVIKYPFSSYPSNPYAVAYEYLNKSNRHNVTGNFTANYTFTKELSLQVRSSVDLSYEMRSQQRPWGAGAKYAKGQYRTQNIFSMEASSDFLLKYAKKINKDFNFSATLGGSTLKNVYNKDENRADSLTYPGVYTLANTAGPLVTIPRREEFGLNSFYTLITGSYKDFLFADFSARQDWNSVLATRKRTSSTGFSYPALNMSFLLSEVAKLPAFIDYAKIRASIASVGSGMTIPYQTEHLYASAGSLYSGGLTVPDVLNNPNLRPLRTYTYEVGGNIQTLHNRLGLDLALYTGNTKDQILKVVTDPASGYNYAIINAGVVQNRGIEIAVNATPVQAKNFKWTSNVTFSSNKNIIKYLPDSFLVLQTGPVGGGQIVATPGGSMGDLYGRGFQRSPDGQIVYDKSTGAALLTTDIKYLGNTIPKYKIGFINHFMYKQFNLNLLFDAQHGGVAHSLTHYKLAEQGKTTNTLPGRYSGIIGNGVVQNEDGTYRKNDVIATDVDNYYRSMYGQDNAEGSVFSTDFIKFREARLDYNLKPAALKKLGLQRLTVGIYGRDLFIWSPWPIFDPEFGTLSGTDIVRGFEIGQFPSTRTFGFNVIIGL from the coding sequence ATGAAGAATTATCTACTATTCTTCGTCATCTTTCTGATGGCGGATAATGTGCTCTTTGCCCAGCAAAAAATAATTACGGGGACGGTAAAAGATCGCACAGACAATAGTCCTCTTCCAGGTGTTAACGTTAGGATCAAAGGCAGTAACCGGGGAACACAAACCAATGTGTATGGTATCTTTACCATTGCTGTCAATGACAACGAAACACTGATTTTTACGTCTATCGGTATGCTGCCGAAAGAAATTAAACCAGGCAACGAAAAGACAATCGTCGTAGAACTCTCCAGCGACGTAAAACAGCTGGAAGTTGTAACTGCACTGGGTATTAAAAGAGAAGAAAAAACACTGGGTTATGCAGCCTCTGTTCTGCAAGGCGAAGAACTCACCGGTGCGCTGTCTTCCAACTGGACAGATGCCTTATCCGGTAAAGTAGCAGGTCTTAACCTTATCCGCTCCAATAGCGGCCCTGCGGGTTCTACCAAAATCATCCTGCGCGGAGAAAGCAACCTTACCGGTAGTAATGAAGCACTTATTGTTATTGATGGGGTGGTTACCAACAATGGTAGCGGCCGCCGTACTGCGATTTCGGGGGAAACAGCATACGGAACCAACAACGACAACATGCCCGCCGATTATGGTAGCAGCTTTAATGACATCAACCCGGAAGATATCGAATCCCTGACTGTACTGAAAGGTCCTGCCGCAGCAGCGCTCTATGGACAAAGAGGTGCAAACGGAGCGATCATCATCACCACTAAATCCGGTGGTAAAAAGAAAAAAGGCTTTGGACTTACCATCAATTCCAATGGCTCCATGGAAAAAGTAAACAGGTTCCCTGACCTCCAATATCAATATGGTCAAGGTCTTGCAGGCGCCGATTACTATTCTTATGGCACCTCTCCTACCGGATTGGCCAGCACCAGCGGCACCAGTTCTGCCTATGGTCCTAAATTCGATGGACAGAGCTTTTACCAATACGATCCTGTAACACAGGCACAAAGTAAAAATCCTACGCCATGGAAAGCCTATAACAATATCAACAGTTTCTGGAACACCGGCGAAACCTTCACCAATACAGTTACACTGGATGGTGGTACTGATAAAACAACAGCTAGATTCTCATTCACCAACGTGAATAACAACTGGATCGTTCCTAATACCGGTTACAAACGTAACACACTGTCCATGTCTGTAAATTCTAAAATCAACGACAGATTACAGATATCTTCGAAAGTCAACTATACCAACAAATGGAGTGATAACCTCCCTGGCGCCGGCTATGGTAACCAATCTATCATGTACTGGTATATCTTCTGGCAGCCAAGTGCAGATATCAACTGGTTGAAAAACTACTGGGGCAAAGGAAATGAAGGTAAAGTGATTAAATATCCTTTCAGCTCTTATCCTTCCAACCCATATGCCGTAGCATATGAATATCTGAATAAATCCAACAGACATAACGTTACCGGTAACTTCACTGCCAATTATACATTTACAAAAGAGTTGAGTCTGCAGGTAAGATCTTCTGTAGATCTCTCCTATGAGATGCGTTCACAGCAACGTCCCTGGGGTGCAGGTGCGAAATATGCCAAAGGCCAGTACCGCACACAGAATATCTTCAGCATGGAAGCCAGCAGCGACTTCCTCCTGAAATATGCGAAGAAAATCAACAAAGACTTTAATTTCTCCGCAACACTTGGTGGAAGCACACTCAAAAATGTGTACAACAAAGATGAAAACCGTGCTGACTCCCTTACTTACCCGGGCGTATACACGCTGGCTAACACCGCAGGGCCACTGGTAACAATTCCAAGGAGAGAGGAATTTGGCCTGAACAGTTTCTACACATTGATCACCGGCTCCTATAAAGACTTCCTCTTTGCCGACTTCTCTGCAAGACAGGACTGGAATAGCGTACTCGCTACAAGAAAACGTACTTCCAGTACCGGTTTCTCTTATCCGGCCCTTAACATGAGCTTCCTGCTTTCTGAAGTAGCCAAACTGCCAGCCTTTATTGACTACGCTAAAATCAGGGCTTCTATAGCCAGCGTGGGTAGTGGTATGACTATTCCTTACCAAACAGAACACCTGTATGCCAGCGCCGGAAGTCTTTACAGTGGAGGATTAACAGTACCTGATGTATTGAACAATCCTAACCTGAGACCATTGCGTACCTATACATATGAAGTAGGCGGTAATATACAGACCCTGCATAACAGACTTGGTTTGGATTTAGCCCTGTATACCGGCAACACCAAAGATCAGATCCTGAAGGTCGTTACAGATCCTGCCAGCGGTTACAACTATGCCATCATCAATGCCGGTGTAGTACAGAACCGTGGTATTGAAATCGCTGTCAATGCTACACCAGTGCAGGCAAAAAATTTCAAATGGACCTCCAACGTTACCTTCTCCAGCAATAAAAATATCATCAAGTATCTGCCAGACAGCTTCCTGGTGTTACAAACAGGACCTGTGGGCGGCGGACAAATCGTTGCGACTCCGGGTGGAAGCATGGGTGACCTCTATGGACGCGGTTTCCAACGTTCCCCTGATGGCCAGATCGTGTATGATAAATCTACCGGTGCTGCATTGCTGACAACCGATATTAAATACCTGGGTAATACCATCCCTAAATATAAAATCGGTTTCATCAACCATTTCATGTACAAACAATTTAACCTGAACCTGCTGTTTGATGCACAGCATGGTGGTGTGGCACACTCACTCACCCACTACAAACTGGCAGAACAGGGTAAAACCACCAATACCTTACCGGGGCGTTACAGCGGCATTATCGGTAATGGTGTGGTGCAAAATGAAGATGGTACTTACCGTAAAAACGATGTTATCGCTACTGATGTTGATAACTACTACCGCTCTATGTACGGACAGGATAACGCAGAAGGAAGCGTGTTCAGCACTGACTTCATCAAGTTCAGGGAAGCGCGCCTCGACTATAACCTGAAACCCGCTGCACTTAAGAAGCTGGGCCTTCAGCGCCTGACAGTAGGTATCTATGGCCGCGACCTGTTTATCTGGTCTCCATGGCCAATTTTCGATCCTGAATTCGGTACCCTCAGCGGCACCGATATCGTAAGAGGATTTGAAATCGGTCAGTTCCCATCTACCCGCACATTCGGATTTAACGTAATTATTGGTCTTTAA
- a CDS encoding tyrosine-protein phosphatase, translating to MKKWGIALAMLFPVAAFAQLADSTVRLVHMQGACNFRDVGGYKTKDGKTVVWGKVYRSADVSKLTAQDLDTLQQRHIHTVYDFRGQKESAAAPDHLLPDTKYLLCPAGSDSLPTPAQMIAYLKNGGFLEKFYGDPTPFGARYKPLFQELLRLPANEAVMYHCTGGRDRTGMATALFLYALNVPEETIAADFTASNVYLEPMNKQMFKGMAQMAGIDESTARNAMALKPEHLQIMFAGIKKQYGSVENFFDKELGIGKAELKILRAKYLQ from the coding sequence ATGAAAAAATGGGGTATTGCACTTGCCATGTTATTTCCGGTAGCAGCATTTGCGCAGCTGGCAGACAGCACAGTAAGACTGGTACATATGCAGGGCGCTTGCAACTTTAGAGATGTGGGTGGTTATAAAACTAAAGATGGAAAAACGGTTGTCTGGGGAAAAGTATATCGCTCTGCAGATGTGAGTAAGCTGACAGCACAGGACCTGGATACACTGCAGCAACGTCATATCCACACCGTGTATGATTTCAGAGGTCAGAAAGAATCAGCAGCAGCACCGGATCATTTACTTCCTGACACCAAATACCTGCTGTGTCCGGCCGGTAGCGACAGTCTGCCAACACCAGCGCAGATGATTGCCTATCTGAAGAATGGCGGTTTCCTGGAGAAGTTTTACGGTGATCCGACTCCGTTTGGTGCAAGATATAAACCGTTATTCCAGGAGTTATTACGCTTACCTGCCAACGAAGCAGTGATGTATCATTGCACTGGTGGAAGAGACAGAACCGGTATGGCTACTGCATTATTCCTGTATGCATTAAATGTTCCTGAAGAAACAATTGCAGCGGATTTTACTGCCAGCAATGTTTACCTGGAGCCTATGAATAAGCAGATGTTTAAAGGAATGGCACAGATGGCCGGGATAGATGAATCTACCGCCAGAAACGCTATGGCATTGAAACCTGAGCACCTGCAGATCATGTTTGCCGGCATTAAAAAACAATATGGCTCTGTAGAAAATTTCTTCGATAAAGAGCTGGGTATTGGAAAAGCGGAGTTAAAGATTTTAAGAGCGAAATACCTGCAATAG
- a CDS encoding TonB-dependent receptor: protein MTADNKKLSLILCATLLGAVSAKSQTIKGVVTDKDGQLPGATVMAPVSKQGSSTDLNGGFTLNTQVTGKVKILVSYIGHDTKELELDIKKGVNDLGTIKLEASKQLNEVLVKGTMVPSQMKALSIKKNSLAIMDVIAADAIGKLPDRNAAEAVQRVQGVAVARYHGEADAATVRGTPFAWTSILFNGSRLPSANVLGSRNAVLDAVPSEMIQYVQVAKAITPDMEGDAVGGSINFITRTSPAKRVLNVSAAGGYNTFSKDGTYNGSIVYGDRFFKGKLGVMLAGAVWNRQWGTDAFEVAYNTGLADPQQKKSIATTLLKRYMGQRQTYGGNLGLDYTFNKSNKIYLRGLMDKFNDIRPVYESYVDYNNSQYQYNYRYSYYQTVLNGAELGGEHQLSSRLKMDWAVSDYYTKYFLETPPTNGVKGLPIATFKQKITGGFSNLSSDGKRYWGFDSPNGVGGNPLSFDPGLKNSAETMDATKLTLQQLVIAQLDTKEEDKTGQINFKFNASSRVNLKAGFKYRHKDRSGMYGSNAVYLAGAALGIPQSPALVPLSNMDRTDFPMRGGFFNGMKGNYDAFAIDPITKGQLFNLFDTATLRKNGFMDFTSKTNPTNIYEGTENVAAGYAMAEIDATDKLKVIAGVRNEYTTFTLHGTKATTAGSPAVTTLSPVTVSNNYNALLPMVHLKYSLNDHANIRAAYTKSFVRPNFSDLTPGESMDNTKNPIAITKGNVDLKPTFANNFDLMGEYYFKNVGLISGGVFYKKIKNVIFTNSYTYQQEGTNYMLTQAQNISDAWLVGMEAGINKRLDFLPGFFSGLGVEFNYTFINSEVKPTGTYTSMLPNQSKNLFNSILFYERKGVMVRVAGNYRGASVETINTALGPDFFTWTDKNFTVDASATVSITPSIRVFVELNNLTNEPLRVYMGDHRRITSQEWYGSKGQAGIKWDIIK, encoded by the coding sequence ATGACAGCGGATAATAAGAAGCTTTCTCTGATTTTATGCGCAACATTATTAGGGGCAGTCTCGGCAAAGAGCCAGACAATAAAAGGAGTAGTGACGGATAAGGACGGGCAGTTACCCGGAGCCACTGTGATGGCGCCGGTGAGTAAGCAGGGATCCTCTACAGATCTGAATGGAGGCTTCACCTTAAATACACAGGTGACCGGGAAAGTAAAAATCCTGGTATCCTATATAGGTCATGATACAAAAGAACTGGAGCTGGATATTAAGAAAGGCGTAAATGACCTGGGAACGATTAAACTGGAAGCCAGCAAGCAGCTGAACGAAGTATTGGTGAAAGGTACCATGGTTCCTTCCCAGATGAAAGCGCTGAGTATTAAAAAGAATTCACTCGCCATCATGGACGTCATTGCGGCAGATGCAATAGGCAAGCTGCCAGACCGTAATGCTGCCGAGGCGGTACAGCGTGTACAGGGCGTTGCCGTGGCACGTTATCATGGAGAGGCTGACGCGGCCACCGTGCGTGGTACGCCTTTCGCCTGGACCTCCATCCTCTTTAATGGCTCCCGCCTGCCTAGCGCCAACGTATTAGGTAGTCGCAACGCCGTACTGGACGCCGTTCCCAGCGAAATGATCCAGTACGTTCAGGTAGCCAAAGCTATCACACCGGATATGGAAGGCGATGCCGTAGGTGGTTCTATCAATTTTATCACCCGTACCTCACCGGCTAAACGTGTGCTGAATGTCAGCGCTGCCGGCGGTTACAATACTTTCTCCAAAGACGGCACCTATAATGGTTCTATCGTTTATGGCGATCGTTTCTTCAAGGGCAAATTAGGCGTGATGCTTGCCGGAGCTGTCTGGAACCGCCAGTGGGGCACCGATGCCTTCGAGGTAGCGTATAATACAGGTCTTGCAGACCCTCAGCAGAAAAAATCTATCGCTACTACCCTATTAAAAAGATATATGGGCCAACGCCAGACCTATGGCGGTAACCTCGGGCTGGACTATACCTTCAACAAATCCAATAAAATTTACCTGCGTGGTTTGATGGATAAATTTAATGATATACGTCCGGTATATGAGTCATATGTAGATTACAACAATAGCCAGTACCAGTACAATTATCGTTATTCCTATTACCAGACCGTATTGAATGGAGCAGAGCTGGGCGGTGAACATCAGCTGTCGTCCAGACTGAAAATGGATTGGGCTGTCAGTGATTACTATACGAAATATTTCCTGGAGACACCGCCTACCAATGGTGTAAAAGGCTTGCCTATTGCCACTTTCAAGCAGAAGATCACCGGAGGTTTTAGCAACCTGTCGTCTGACGGGAAACGTTACTGGGGCTTTGATTCTCCGAACGGCGTAGGTGGCAATCCACTTTCTTTTGATCCGGGACTGAAAAACAGTGCCGAAACCATGGATGCCACTAAGCTTACTTTACAACAGCTGGTCATTGCACAATTAGATACCAAAGAAGAAGATAAGACCGGCCAGATAAATTTCAAATTCAACGCCAGCAGCAGAGTCAATCTGAAAGCAGGATTTAAATACAGGCACAAAGACCGTAGCGGCATGTATGGTTCCAATGCCGTGTACCTCGCTGGTGCAGCGCTGGGCATTCCGCAGTCGCCCGCCCTGGTGCCGCTTTCCAATATGGACCGCACCGACTTCCCGATGCGCGGCGGCTTCTTCAACGGCATGAAAGGAAATTATGATGCGTTTGCCATCGATCCGATTACGAAGGGGCAGCTGTTCAACCTGTTTGATACCGCCACACTGCGTAAGAATGGTTTCATGGACTTCACTTCAAAAACAAATCCTACCAATATTTACGAAGGAACAGAAAATGTAGCCGCAGGTTATGCTATGGCAGAAATTGATGCTACAGACAAGTTAAAAGTGATTGCCGGTGTAAGAAATGAGTATACTACGTTTACTCTGCATGGCACCAAAGCCACTACAGCCGGGAGTCCTGCGGTAACAACGCTGTCGCCGGTGACCGTTAGCAACAACTACAATGCCTTGCTGCCGATGGTACACCTGAAGTATTCGCTCAACGATCATGCGAATATCCGTGCCGCCTACACGAAATCTTTTGTACGTCCTAACTTCTCCGATCTTACACCTGGAGAGTCTATGGACAACACAAAAAATCCTATCGCTATTACCAAAGGAAACGTAGACCTGAAGCCAACTTTCGCCAATAATTTCGACCTGATGGGAGAATATTATTTTAAAAACGTAGGATTAATATCCGGTGGTGTTTTTTATAAGAAGATCAAAAACGTGATTTTCACCAACAGTTATACCTATCAGCAGGAAGGTACCAACTATATGCTGACACAGGCACAGAACATCAGTGATGCATGGCTGGTGGGAATGGAAGCAGGCATCAACAAGCGTTTGGACTTCCTCCCTGGTTTCTTCTCAGGTCTGGGTGTTGAGTTCAACTACACTTTCATTAATTCTGAAGTAAAACCAACAGGCACCTATACTTCTATGTTGCCTAATCAATCTAAGAATCTCTTCAACAGCATTTTATTCTACGAGCGCAAAGGAGTGATGGTACGTGTTGCCGGCAACTACCGCGGTGCTTCAGTAGAAACCATCAACACCGCACTGGGCCCGGATTTCTTCACCTGGACAGACAAGAACTTCACCGTAGATGCATCTGCCACGGTGAGCATTACACCTTCCATACGCGTGTTTGTGGAGCTGAACAACCTCACCAATGAGCCGCTGCGTGTATACATGGGCGATCACCGACGCATCACCAGCCAGGAATGGTATGGCAGCAAAGGACAGGCAGGTATCAAATGGGACATCATCAAATAA
- a CDS encoding AraC family transcriptional regulator, translating into MIYVISIGAFQALIASLLLWTKRSSDKADSLLIMLMICIATHLGIKFYIYAALSDVHVRTQMNTFIGMCYGPLVYLYYLKRKNPAFIPATQWYHFIPVVVAAIGYLSVACLLVAHPPTGYKALNFYNNISTWIFVASGLTYPLLVLKGRLSLPKGAERRLITHIGFLMMVSGLISLGFLLYTTFTIHGFVNNIPCRYMVYTLLSIICIDILRYKYTGISAAIPVASQVVAAPVTELVITDLPEPTIVSNKKMQLPADEHERLWQKLELHLQQSAIYQDAELTLEKLADAIHESKYHVSETLNAYAHKTFYQYINEYRIHKAVELMDHIKQKGLPVNILTVAYESGFKAKSSFNAYFKKILGETPSAYLLRTKSSSHQQLMNA; encoded by the coding sequence ATGATTTACGTAATTTCCATAGGGGCATTTCAGGCGTTAATAGCATCTTTATTACTGTGGACAAAACGTTCCAGTGATAAGGCCGACAGCCTGCTGATCATGCTGATGATCTGTATTGCCACGCACCTGGGAATTAAATTTTATATCTATGCCGCCCTTTCTGATGTGCATGTGCGTACACAGATGAACACCTTTATAGGCATGTGTTACGGGCCATTGGTCTATCTCTATTATCTGAAAAGAAAAAATCCCGCGTTTATTCCTGCAACACAGTGGTATCACTTCATACCCGTGGTGGTAGCGGCTATTGGTTACCTGAGCGTGGCATGTTTGCTGGTGGCACATCCACCTACAGGGTACAAGGCACTCAATTTTTATAATAACATATCTACCTGGATTTTCGTCGCCTCCGGATTGACCTATCCCTTACTGGTACTGAAAGGCCGCCTTTCCTTACCTAAAGGGGCTGAAAGAAGATTGATTACACATATCGGTTTTCTGATGATGGTCAGCGGTTTGATATCCCTGGGTTTTCTACTCTACACTACTTTTACCATCCATGGTTTTGTAAATAATATCCCCTGCAGATATATGGTATATACGCTGCTGTCGATTATCTGCATAGATATATTAAGATATAAATACACGGGCATTTCGGCTGCCATACCTGTTGCGTCGCAAGTTGTTGCTGCGCCCGTTACTGAATTGGTCATCACCGATTTACCTGAACCTACAATCGTCTCTAACAAAAAAATGCAGCTGCCGGCAGATGAACACGAACGTCTCTGGCAAAAGCTGGAACTGCACCTGCAACAATCTGCGATCTACCAGGATGCAGAACTGACGCTGGAAAAACTCGCGGATGCCATTCATGAAAGCAAGTACCATGTTTCTGAAACGCTGAATGCATACGCACATAAAACCTTCTATCAGTACATCAATGAATACCGCATCCACAAAGCAGTGGAGCTCATGGACCATATCAAGCAAAAGGGCCTGCCAGTGAATATTCTGACTGTTGCCTACGAAAGCGGTTTTAAAGCTAAATCTTCCTTCAACGCCTATTTCAAGAAAATCCTGGGAGAAACGCCTTCCGCCTATCTTCTCCGCACAAAATCATCTTCCCATCAACAGCTGATGAATGCGTAA
- a CDS encoding response regulator yields MTEKFRFLLVDDDDDDAFLFGEVLQQIAPDTSFESISNGQEALDRLKNGTIDIPDIIFLDLNMPRMDGRECLIELKKDEQLKKIPVIIYTTSSLHSDIQQTLENGALSFVTKPTNIKALEEILHNVFRNIQ; encoded by the coding sequence ATGACAGAGAAATTCCGATTCCTTCTTGTTGATGACGATGATGATGATGCTTTTCTATTTGGAGAGGTACTGCAACAAATCGCTCCTGATACCAGTTTCGAGAGCATTTCAAATGGACAGGAGGCACTGGACCGTCTGAAAAATGGGACCATCGATATCCCGGATATTATTTTCCTGGACCTGAACATGCCTCGGATGGACGGGCGGGAATGCCTGATCGAATTAAAAAAAGATGAACAACTGAAAAAAATTCCGGTGATCATTTACACCACTTCTTCTTTACATAGCGATATCCAGCAAACCCTTGAAAACGGGGCGTTGTCTTTTGTTACAAAACCAACGAATATCAAAGCACTGGAAGAAATTTTGCACAACGTATTCCGTAATATTCAGTAA
- a CDS encoding endonuclease/exonuclease/phosphatase family protein, which yields MKKIIPALALAMLSVLTASAQTYHWKVLQLNIWQEGTMVPGGYDAIVNEIDRLEPDFVMLSEVRNYKNTRFCDRITASLAAKGKTYYSFFSNGAGVMSRYPITDSATVFEGQGEIYKLTTVVDKQTVVLYSGHLDYLNYAVYLPRGYDGVTWKKLPAPCTNLDTIMASNRASSRDEAITAFLQAAKADINQKHIILLGGDFNEASHLDWTAATKDSFDHHGMIVPWTCSEMLYSKGFKDSYRELHPNPVKFPGFTFPANNISVPVKQLAWAPDADERERIDFIYYYPQPGLKVVKSSVVGPTGSIVRNQREEENTKDPFIQPAGTWPTDHKGVLTEFIFRK from the coding sequence ATGAAAAAAATTATACCTGCATTGGCTTTGGCCATGCTGTCTGTTCTGACGGCATCTGCACAAACATACCACTGGAAAGTATTACAGCTAAACATCTGGCAGGAAGGCACGATGGTGCCCGGCGGTTATGATGCTATTGTGAATGAAATCGACCGATTGGAGCCTGATTTCGTAATGCTCAGTGAAGTACGTAATTACAAGAACACCCGTTTCTGTGATAGGATTACCGCTTCGCTGGCAGCCAAAGGCAAAACTTATTATAGCTTTTTCTCCAATGGTGCTGGTGTGATGAGCCGTTATCCCATTACAGATAGTGCTACTGTGTTTGAAGGACAGGGAGAAATCTATAAACTCACTACTGTGGTGGATAAGCAAACGGTGGTCCTGTACTCCGGCCACCTGGATTACCTCAATTATGCGGTGTACCTGCCCAGAGGCTACGATGGGGTTACCTGGAAAAAATTGCCGGCGCCATGTACCAACCTGGATACTATCATGGCTTCTAACAGGGCATCGTCCCGTGATGAAGCTATCACGGCATTTCTGCAAGCCGCCAAAGCCGACATCAATCAAAAACACATCATCCTCCTGGGTGGTGATTTCAATGAGGCCAGCCACCTCGACTGGACTGCCGCTACCAAAGATTCATTTGATCACCATGGTATGATTGTTCCCTGGACCTGCTCCGAAATGCTATATAGTAAAGGGTTTAAAGATAGTTACAGAGAATTACACCCGAACCCCGTTAAGTTTCCGGGATTTACTTTTCCCGCGAATAATATATCCGTTCCCGTGAAGCAGCTGGCCTGGGCACCGGATGCGGATGAAAGGGAAAGGATCGATTTTATCTATTATTATCCACAACCAGGGTTAAAGGTCGTGAAAAGCAGTGTGGTAGGGCCTACGGGCTCCATCGTCCGTAACCAGCGGGAAGAGGAAAATACGAAGGATCCTTTTATCCAACCTGCAGGCACCTGGCCTACAGACCATAAAGGTGTGCTGACAGAATTTATTTTCAGGAAATAG